Proteins encoded in a region of the Misgurnus anguillicaudatus chromosome 9, ASM2758022v2, whole genome shotgun sequence genome:
- the med15 gene encoding mediator of RNA polymerase II transcription subunit 15 isoform X2: MDVPGSDSDWRSTAFRQKVVAQIEEAMRKAGTAHNKSSSDMENHVYIKAKTREEYLSLVARLIIHFRDVHKKAQGGPDPMNALQNLTGVSGGGPGVIGIGPRPTGMGPMGQMQMGQHAMQGVAGGQQSGSAGPMQMMQQSIQFQQFQPQQQATMQPSQQAAMQQNTMQQNMQQLHQMKQLQQLQQQQQQQHHQNQQLQHPNQQQQQAQTQQQQNQLHQSRIQQQQLVQLQQQLQQQQQQQQQQQQQQAQAQAQAQAQAQAQAQAQAQAQAQAQAQHLQQQQQQQQQQQLQAQVQAQAQGQAQAQAQALAQAQAGQMPPHSQQQVLVQQSLGQMPQGQHQSINSLQQQQQLKIQQALQARGLQQQHHQQHQQQLQQQLQQQQQQQQQQQQQQQIQQAAQLSAVPGQMMPRPGMQIPPRLPRATPNPAAPQNPVAMGGQQMPQGQQMMSSPSPVQVQTPQSMPPPPQPQPSPQPPSSQPNSVSSGPTPSPGGFQPSPSPQPSQSPASARTPQSYPLQVPSPGPLNTPGNPGSVMSPAGTSQSEDQLYMDKLKQLSKYIEPLRRMINKIDKNEDRKKDLSKMKSLLNILTDPNTRCPLKTLQKCEIALEKLKNDMAVPTPPPPSVPCTKKQYLCQPLLDAVMANIRSPVFNHSLYRTFAPAMTAIHGPPITGPSIPSRKRKLEDDDRQTIPNILQGEVARLNSKFLVNLDPSYCSNNGTVHLICKLDDKNLPSVPPLQLSIPADYPDQSPHWEDDGQQYDANPFLQTVHKNMTSKLLQLPDKHSVTALLNTWAQSVRQACLSAA, translated from the exons ATGGATGTCCCAGGTTCTGACAGCGACTGGAGGAGCACAGCCTTCAGACAGAAAGTAGTGGCTCAAAT AGAGGAAGCCATGAGAAAAGCAGGAACTGCTCATAATAAGTCCAGTTCTGACATGGAAAATCATGTATATATCAAGGCAAAGACCAGA GAGGAGTATTTGTCTTTGGTTGCGAGGCTGATAATTCATTTCAGAGATGTTC ATAAAAAGGCACAAGGGGGTCCTG atCCCATGAATGCCCTCCAGAATTTGACAGGAGTGAGTGGAGGTGGACCAGGTGTCATTGGCATTGGACCACGTCCAACTGGTATGGGGCCCATGGGGCAAATGCAGATGGGTCAGCATGCCATGCAGGGAGTAGCAGGCGGCCAGCAGTCCG GGTCTGCTGGACCGATGCAGATGATGCAGCAGTCCATTCAGTTTCAGCAGTTTcagccacagcagcaagcaacCATGCAGCCTTCGCAGCAAGCAGCTATGCAGCAGAATACTATGCAGCAGAATATGCAGCAGTTACATCAAATGAAGCAACTCCAGCAACTCCAACAGCAACAGCAACAGCAGCACCATCAGAATCAACAACTGCAACATCCTAATCAGCAACAGCAGCAGGCTCAGACTCAGCAGCAACAGAACCAG TTGCACCAAAGCAGAATCCAACAGCAGCAGTTAGTACAATTGCAGCAGCAACTGCAgcaacagcaacaacaacagcaacaacaacaacaacaacaggcTCAGGCCCAAGCGCAGGCCCAAGCACAGGCTCAAGCCCAAGCACAGGCCCAAGCACAGGCCCAGGCTCAAGCTCAGGCCCAGCATttgcaacaacaacaacaacagcagcagcagcagcagcttcAAGCCCAAGTTCAGGCTCAAGCACAAGGTCAAGCCCAAGCACAGGCCCAAGCACTGGCCCAAGCTCAAGCAGGTCAGATGCCGCCTCACTCGCAGCAGCAGGTTTTGGTGCAGCAGTCTTTAGGACAAATGCCCCAAGGACAGCATCAATCAATCAACTCGCTGCAGCAGCAACAACAGTTAAAGATCCAACAAGCGCTCCAG GCAAGAGGTTTGCAGCAGCAGCACCATCAACAACATCAACAGCAACTGCAACAGCAACTGcagcaacagcagcagcagcaacaacaacaacagcagcagcagcagatCCAGCAGGCGGCCCAGCTCTCCGCTGTTCCCGGTCAG ATGATGCCCCGTCCTGGGATGCAAATTCCACCCCGGTTGCCCCGCGCCACCCCGAACCCTGCCGCTCCTCAAAACCCCGTTGCCATGGGAGGACAGCAAATGCCACAG GGTCAGCAAATGATGTCCTCACCATCACCAGTTCAGGTGCAGACGCCCCAGTCTATGCCGCCTCCTCCCCAGCCTCAGCCGTCCCCCCAGCCTCCCTCCTCTCAACCGAACTCTGTCAG CTCTGGTCCAACACCTTCCCCTGGAGGATTCCAACCCAGTCCCTCTCCTCAACCATCCCAGAGTCCAGCTTCTGCTCGCACCCCACAGAGTTACCCCCTCCAGGTACCTTCACCTGGACCACTCAACACCCCAG GCAATCCAGGCTCAGTAATGAGTCCAGCAGGCACCTCTCAATCTGAAGATCAACTATACATGGACAAACTAAAGCAGTTGTCAAAATATATTGAGCCACTGCGCAGAATGATCAACAAAATAGACAAAAATGAAG ataGGAAAAAGGATCTGAGCAAAATGAAAAGTTTACTTAATATCCTGACTGATCCCAACACACG GTGTCCTCTTAAGACCCTACAAAAGTGTGAAATCGCTTTAGAAAAGCTGAAGAATGATATGGCTGTG CCGACTCCGCCCCCTCCATCAGTGCCCTGTACTAAAAAGCAGTACCTGTGCCAGCCTCTTCTGGATGCCGTCATGGCCAATATTCGATCCCCCGTTTTCAACCATTCACTTTACCGCACATTTGCTCCTGCTATGACGGCAATTCATGGACCGCCG ATCACAGGCCCTTCAATTCCGTCCCGTAAACGGAAACTTGAGGATGACGACCGGCAGACGATCCCTAACATACTTCAAGGGGAGGTGGCTCGGCTCAATTCGAAATTCCTGGTCAATCTGGATCCATCCTACTGTAGTAACAATGGAACGGTGCATCTCATTTGCAAACTAG ATGATAAAAATCTTCCCAGTGTTCCTCCTCTTCAGTTGAGCATTCCAGCAGATTACCCCGATCAGAGCCCACACTGGGAAGATGATGGTCAGCAGTATG ATGCCAACCCTTTCCTGCAGACTGTACATAAGAACATGACATCCAAACTCCTTCAGCTTCCTGACAAGCACTCGGTGACGGCGCTGCTGAACACATGGGCCCAAAGCGTGAGACAGGCTTGCCTCTCGGCCGCTTAA
- the med15 gene encoding mediator of RNA polymerase II transcription subunit 15 isoform X3 has translation MDVPGSDSDWRSTAFRQKVVAQIEEAMRKAGTAHNKSSSDMENHVYIKAKTREEYLSLVARLIIHFRDVHKKAQGGPDPMNALQNLTGVSGGGPGVIGIGPRPTGMGPMGQMQMGQHAMQGVAGGQQSAGSAGPMQMMQQSIQFQQFQPQQQATMQPSQQAAMQQNTMQQNMQQLHQMKQLQQLQQQQQQQHHQNQQLQHPNQQQQQAQTQQQQNQLHQSRIQQQQLVQLQQQLQQQQQQQQQQQQQQAQAQAQAQAQAQAQAQAQAQAQAQAQAQHLQQQQQQQQQQQLQAQVQAQAQGQAQAQAQALAQAQAGQMPPHSQQQVLVQQSLGQMPQGQHQSINSLQQQQQLKIQQALQARGLQQQHHQQHQQQLQQQLQQQQQQQQQQQQQQQIQQAAQLSAVPGQGQQMMSSPSPVQVQTPQSMPPPPQPQPSPQPPSSQPNSVSSGPTPSPGGFQPSPSPQPSQSPASARTPQSYPLQVPSPGPLNTPGNPGSVMSPAGTSQSEDQLYMDKLKQLSKYIEPLRRMINKIDKNEDRKKDLSKMKSLLNILTDPNTRCPLKTLQKCEIALEKLKNDMAVPTPPPPSVPCTKKQYLCQPLLDAVMANIRSPVFNHSLYRTFAPAMTAIHGPPITGPSIPSRKRKLEDDDRQTIPNILQGEVARLNSKFLVNLDPSYCSNNGTVHLICKLDDKNLPSVPPLQLSIPADYPDQSPHWEDDGQQYDANPFLQTVHKNMTSKLLQLPDKHSVTALLNTWAQSVRQACLSAA, from the exons ATGGATGTCCCAGGTTCTGACAGCGACTGGAGGAGCACAGCCTTCAGACAGAAAGTAGTGGCTCAAAT AGAGGAAGCCATGAGAAAAGCAGGAACTGCTCATAATAAGTCCAGTTCTGACATGGAAAATCATGTATATATCAAGGCAAAGACCAGA GAGGAGTATTTGTCTTTGGTTGCGAGGCTGATAATTCATTTCAGAGATGTTC ATAAAAAGGCACAAGGGGGTCCTG atCCCATGAATGCCCTCCAGAATTTGACAGGAGTGAGTGGAGGTGGACCAGGTGTCATTGGCATTGGACCACGTCCAACTGGTATGGGGCCCATGGGGCAAATGCAGATGGGTCAGCATGCCATGCAGGGAGTAGCAGGCGGCCAGCAGTCCG CAGGGTCTGCTGGACCGATGCAGATGATGCAGCAGTCCATTCAGTTTCAGCAGTTTcagccacagcagcaagcaacCATGCAGCCTTCGCAGCAAGCAGCTATGCAGCAGAATACTATGCAGCAGAATATGCAGCAGTTACATCAAATGAAGCAACTCCAGCAACTCCAACAGCAACAGCAACAGCAGCACCATCAGAATCAACAACTGCAACATCCTAATCAGCAACAGCAGCAGGCTCAGACTCAGCAGCAACAGAACCAG TTGCACCAAAGCAGAATCCAACAGCAGCAGTTAGTACAATTGCAGCAGCAACTGCAgcaacagcaacaacaacagcaacaacaacaacaacaacaggcTCAGGCCCAAGCGCAGGCCCAAGCACAGGCTCAAGCCCAAGCACAGGCCCAAGCACAGGCCCAGGCTCAAGCTCAGGCCCAGCATttgcaacaacaacaacaacagcagcagcagcagcagcttcAAGCCCAAGTTCAGGCTCAAGCACAAGGTCAAGCCCAAGCACAGGCCCAAGCACTGGCCCAAGCTCAAGCAGGTCAGATGCCGCCTCACTCGCAGCAGCAGGTTTTGGTGCAGCAGTCTTTAGGACAAATGCCCCAAGGACAGCATCAATCAATCAACTCGCTGCAGCAGCAACAACAGTTAAAGATCCAACAAGCGCTCCAG GCAAGAGGTTTGCAGCAGCAGCACCATCAACAACATCAACAGCAACTGCAACAGCAACTGcagcaacagcagcagcagcaacaacaacaacagcagcagcagcagatCCAGCAGGCGGCCCAGCTCTCCGCTGTTCCCGGTCAG GGTCAGCAAATGATGTCCTCACCATCACCAGTTCAGGTGCAGACGCCCCAGTCTATGCCGCCTCCTCCCCAGCCTCAGCCGTCCCCCCAGCCTCCCTCCTCTCAACCGAACTCTGTCAG CTCTGGTCCAACACCTTCCCCTGGAGGATTCCAACCCAGTCCCTCTCCTCAACCATCCCAGAGTCCAGCTTCTGCTCGCACCCCACAGAGTTACCCCCTCCAGGTACCTTCACCTGGACCACTCAACACCCCAG GCAATCCAGGCTCAGTAATGAGTCCAGCAGGCACCTCTCAATCTGAAGATCAACTATACATGGACAAACTAAAGCAGTTGTCAAAATATATTGAGCCACTGCGCAGAATGATCAACAAAATAGACAAAAATGAAG ataGGAAAAAGGATCTGAGCAAAATGAAAAGTTTACTTAATATCCTGACTGATCCCAACACACG GTGTCCTCTTAAGACCCTACAAAAGTGTGAAATCGCTTTAGAAAAGCTGAAGAATGATATGGCTGTG CCGACTCCGCCCCCTCCATCAGTGCCCTGTACTAAAAAGCAGTACCTGTGCCAGCCTCTTCTGGATGCCGTCATGGCCAATATTCGATCCCCCGTTTTCAACCATTCACTTTACCGCACATTTGCTCCTGCTATGACGGCAATTCATGGACCGCCG ATCACAGGCCCTTCAATTCCGTCCCGTAAACGGAAACTTGAGGATGACGACCGGCAGACGATCCCTAACATACTTCAAGGGGAGGTGGCTCGGCTCAATTCGAAATTCCTGGTCAATCTGGATCCATCCTACTGTAGTAACAATGGAACGGTGCATCTCATTTGCAAACTAG ATGATAAAAATCTTCCCAGTGTTCCTCCTCTTCAGTTGAGCATTCCAGCAGATTACCCCGATCAGAGCCCACACTGGGAAGATGATGGTCAGCAGTATG ATGCCAACCCTTTCCTGCAGACTGTACATAAGAACATGACATCCAAACTCCTTCAGCTTCCTGACAAGCACTCGGTGACGGCGCTGCTGAACACATGGGCCCAAAGCGTGAGACAGGCTTGCCTCTCGGCCGCTTAA
- the med15 gene encoding mediator of RNA polymerase II transcription subunit 15 isoform X1: MDVPGSDSDWRSTAFRQKVVAQIEEAMRKAGTAHNKSSSDMENHVYIKAKTREEYLSLVARLIIHFRDVHKKAQGGPDPMNALQNLTGVSGGGPGVIGIGPRPTGMGPMGQMQMGQHAMQGVAGGQQSAGSAGPMQMMQQSIQFQQFQPQQQATMQPSQQAAMQQNTMQQNMQQLHQMKQLQQLQQQQQQQHHQNQQLQHPNQQQQQAQTQQQQNQLHQSRIQQQQLVQLQQQLQQQQQQQQQQQQQQAQAQAQAQAQAQAQAQAQAQAQAQAQAQHLQQQQQQQQQQQLQAQVQAQAQGQAQAQAQALAQAQAGQMPPHSQQQVLVQQSLGQMPQGQHQSINSLQQQQQLKIQQALQARGLQQQHHQQHQQQLQQQLQQQQQQQQQQQQQQQIQQAAQLSAVPGQMMPRPGMQIPPRLPRATPNPAAPQNPVAMGGQQMPQGQQMMSSPSPVQVQTPQSMPPPPQPQPSPQPPSSQPNSVSSGPTPSPGGFQPSPSPQPSQSPASARTPQSYPLQVPSPGPLNTPGNPGSVMSPAGTSQSEDQLYMDKLKQLSKYIEPLRRMINKIDKNEDRKKDLSKMKSLLNILTDPNTRCPLKTLQKCEIALEKLKNDMAVPTPPPPSVPCTKKQYLCQPLLDAVMANIRSPVFNHSLYRTFAPAMTAIHGPPITGPSIPSRKRKLEDDDRQTIPNILQGEVARLNSKFLVNLDPSYCSNNGTVHLICKLDDKNLPSVPPLQLSIPADYPDQSPHWEDDGQQYDANPFLQTVHKNMTSKLLQLPDKHSVTALLNTWAQSVRQACLSAA; encoded by the exons ATGGATGTCCCAGGTTCTGACAGCGACTGGAGGAGCACAGCCTTCAGACAGAAAGTAGTGGCTCAAAT AGAGGAAGCCATGAGAAAAGCAGGAACTGCTCATAATAAGTCCAGTTCTGACATGGAAAATCATGTATATATCAAGGCAAAGACCAGA GAGGAGTATTTGTCTTTGGTTGCGAGGCTGATAATTCATTTCAGAGATGTTC ATAAAAAGGCACAAGGGGGTCCTG atCCCATGAATGCCCTCCAGAATTTGACAGGAGTGAGTGGAGGTGGACCAGGTGTCATTGGCATTGGACCACGTCCAACTGGTATGGGGCCCATGGGGCAAATGCAGATGGGTCAGCATGCCATGCAGGGAGTAGCAGGCGGCCAGCAGTCCG CAGGGTCTGCTGGACCGATGCAGATGATGCAGCAGTCCATTCAGTTTCAGCAGTTTcagccacagcagcaagcaacCATGCAGCCTTCGCAGCAAGCAGCTATGCAGCAGAATACTATGCAGCAGAATATGCAGCAGTTACATCAAATGAAGCAACTCCAGCAACTCCAACAGCAACAGCAACAGCAGCACCATCAGAATCAACAACTGCAACATCCTAATCAGCAACAGCAGCAGGCTCAGACTCAGCAGCAACAGAACCAG TTGCACCAAAGCAGAATCCAACAGCAGCAGTTAGTACAATTGCAGCAGCAACTGCAgcaacagcaacaacaacagcaacaacaacaacaacaacaggcTCAGGCCCAAGCGCAGGCCCAAGCACAGGCTCAAGCCCAAGCACAGGCCCAAGCACAGGCCCAGGCTCAAGCTCAGGCCCAGCATttgcaacaacaacaacaacagcagcagcagcagcagcttcAAGCCCAAGTTCAGGCTCAAGCACAAGGTCAAGCCCAAGCACAGGCCCAAGCACTGGCCCAAGCTCAAGCAGGTCAGATGCCGCCTCACTCGCAGCAGCAGGTTTTGGTGCAGCAGTCTTTAGGACAAATGCCCCAAGGACAGCATCAATCAATCAACTCGCTGCAGCAGCAACAACAGTTAAAGATCCAACAAGCGCTCCAG GCAAGAGGTTTGCAGCAGCAGCACCATCAACAACATCAACAGCAACTGCAACAGCAACTGcagcaacagcagcagcagcaacaacaacaacagcagcagcagcagatCCAGCAGGCGGCCCAGCTCTCCGCTGTTCCCGGTCAG ATGATGCCCCGTCCTGGGATGCAAATTCCACCCCGGTTGCCCCGCGCCACCCCGAACCCTGCCGCTCCTCAAAACCCCGTTGCCATGGGAGGACAGCAAATGCCACAG GGTCAGCAAATGATGTCCTCACCATCACCAGTTCAGGTGCAGACGCCCCAGTCTATGCCGCCTCCTCCCCAGCCTCAGCCGTCCCCCCAGCCTCCCTCCTCTCAACCGAACTCTGTCAG CTCTGGTCCAACACCTTCCCCTGGAGGATTCCAACCCAGTCCCTCTCCTCAACCATCCCAGAGTCCAGCTTCTGCTCGCACCCCACAGAGTTACCCCCTCCAGGTACCTTCACCTGGACCACTCAACACCCCAG GCAATCCAGGCTCAGTAATGAGTCCAGCAGGCACCTCTCAATCTGAAGATCAACTATACATGGACAAACTAAAGCAGTTGTCAAAATATATTGAGCCACTGCGCAGAATGATCAACAAAATAGACAAAAATGAAG ataGGAAAAAGGATCTGAGCAAAATGAAAAGTTTACTTAATATCCTGACTGATCCCAACACACG GTGTCCTCTTAAGACCCTACAAAAGTGTGAAATCGCTTTAGAAAAGCTGAAGAATGATATGGCTGTG CCGACTCCGCCCCCTCCATCAGTGCCCTGTACTAAAAAGCAGTACCTGTGCCAGCCTCTTCTGGATGCCGTCATGGCCAATATTCGATCCCCCGTTTTCAACCATTCACTTTACCGCACATTTGCTCCTGCTATGACGGCAATTCATGGACCGCCG ATCACAGGCCCTTCAATTCCGTCCCGTAAACGGAAACTTGAGGATGACGACCGGCAGACGATCCCTAACATACTTCAAGGGGAGGTGGCTCGGCTCAATTCGAAATTCCTGGTCAATCTGGATCCATCCTACTGTAGTAACAATGGAACGGTGCATCTCATTTGCAAACTAG ATGATAAAAATCTTCCCAGTGTTCCTCCTCTTCAGTTGAGCATTCCAGCAGATTACCCCGATCAGAGCCCACACTGGGAAGATGATGGTCAGCAGTATG ATGCCAACCCTTTCCTGCAGACTGTACATAAGAACATGACATCCAAACTCCTTCAGCTTCCTGACAAGCACTCGGTGACGGCGCTGCTGAACACATGGGCCCAAAGCGTGAGACAGGCTTGCCTCTCGGCCGCTTAA